The genomic stretch tttcccACATCTTGGGCGAATCGAACTTTTACCAAATTAAGTTCTGTGCGTAGggtttaagtaaaaaaaaacaaaaaaaagaaaagaaaactgcGTGGGGAGGGGTGCAGCACCGAGAATGTTGAACTCTTTAATAATttggtacttttttttctcgtcatcTTTTAGGGCCTCCTCAGCGAACACTATGACAAACATCCAGTTTTCATACTCAAAGATGTCAAATTTAAAGAGCTCAAAGCCATGATGGACTACATGTACAGGGGGGAAGTGAACATCTCCCAAGACCAATTGGCGGCGCTTTTAAAAGCTGCGGAGTCTCTTCAAATAAAAGGACTTTCGGAAAGTAAAGGCGGTGGAGGGGGGGGTGGTGGTGGAGGCAGCTGTAACAGTAAAACAGAACAGAGGCAACAGAAAATAGTATCGTCACAATCCACAGCACAGTCGTTAGACATTCCACATACGTCTTCCGGTCTCACTATTGAAAAGAACAGTAAAGTTCCTAGGCAGAGTCTTTCGCAGACGTCCGTCGATATACCAGAAGATTCTGCCAGCCCACAAATCTCTAGAGGGCTGTCCTCcaggtaaataaaattattttcatgcaCATATACTTTGTGTTTGAATGTAAaagtctgaaaatatttacatagTTTCGATTGTTActaaacttgaaaatatgCTTCCTCTGATTTCAGGGAAGGCTCCCTTAGCCCGACGTCgttaagaaaaagaaaaaagcttAGAAGAAGAAGTATCGGCGACGATAACTCGGTTGAAAATCATGAAGCATCTAATTCCAGTGACGTCTCTCATTCTATGGGTGTTCCAGCGCTCGGTATAGCGCCGGTTGCAGATGAGAAAGTTCACGCTGACCCTACAGACTCTCTCGGAAGGTCGGCTCTCATGCAGCAGCTGACCAAACCTGCGGATGAGATGCTCCAGGtatgtccgattactattTTCTCTTATTACTTTCTGTTCACCATATGATCCTTAACCGTATAATTCAAATGGACAATGATTTCTTGGCCCTTTGTTGCTGTCCTTTATCAATCTGCATCTTTCTTTGCATATAAATCGTACAACGTTTCGCATCTTACATGCATAGAACTCTATTAGCAAGTGCATGATTTCGTAAAAACTCATACACCTGCTTTGGGGAATGTGAATTGAAACATTAAATTCAGAATGTAACATTTGCATATATTGAATCTTTCTATAAAAGATCGCACTGGAACATTGTTTCCGACTATTGCTCAGCGCTCAACTTCACCAACTATTTTATCCTATCCGACAGtagataaaatattgaattataccggtttttattattttaattaactcgcctggtattaaatttttaacgagcATACTCATGCAAGCCAAATTATCTGCAATAAAATCCGTGTGCTCTGTGTTATCGTCTTGTAACTTGtagacaattttataatttacagTATTGTGTAGTCAAGGTatccacaattttttttagttttatttttaatggcAGTAAACTTGTTTCGTATATCCAGCGCATAATGGAAGGTAGCCAGATTTAGCTAGACTTCTTTCGCTTCGTTGGTAGAATAAACCATCGTGCTTTTATCCTCCTGATTAGTTCGATAAATTGTGACTAGTTGGGGTGGAAACGGTACGAGacaaatattaataaaagtatgtgtatattaaaaattgattcgcgTAGCATTTATTAATCACTCATATTAATAAGAATATCATTTATCATTTATAGATGCCAATTGAGAAACCTGAGCCGAATGACAACTTAATAGAGCCAAAGTCAGAGTACCTGGAGGACCCGGAAGAGAGCGTTGAAGATTTAACGCTCGATGACGATATGAATGACCTCAATGAAATGGAACAAGATAACCCTAGAGCCGGCCCATCCCACGATCCTAGCCAACACCCTGGTAAGTGagattgaaaagttttgtttgataatttcatttattatttattttcgcatAACGATTTTGCCACGCATTTTCGATTCacacccaaatttttttaaaattattattacggtAAAGTATACATTGACGAAAATACatcgaaaaaacaaaccaactgaaaaataatactgCATGCATGTGAAATTAATCTCAACTTATTGTCTTGAAGCCGTTGATCACATTTTAAAGTGATTTCAAAACACATTTCATTAATACTTGTCTGGTTATTGACTCGCTCAGATTTTTATTGAACATTTTAGTAATATCGTGAAATTTGATCAGTGTATAAGTTGTAGCTTTTCTATGCACTAGGCGGTAAGGG from Neodiprion virginianus isolate iyNeoVirg1 chromosome 3, iyNeoVirg1.1, whole genome shotgun sequence encodes the following:
- the LOC124300357 gene encoding longitudinals lacking protein, isoforms N/O/W/X/Y isoform X2, giving the protein MEDDQQFCLRWNNHQSTLIQNFDTLLESGTLVDCTLAAEGKYLKAHKVVLSACSPYFEGLLSEHYDKHPVFILKDVKFKELKAMMDYMYRGEVNISQDQLAALLKAAESLQIKGLSESKGGGGGGGGGGSCNSKTEQRQQKIVSSQSTAQSLDIPHTSSGLTIEKNSKVPRQSLSQTSVDIPEDSASPQISRGLSSREGSLSPTSLRKRKKLRRRSIGDDNSVENHEASNSSDVSHSMGVPALGIAPVADEKVHADPTDSLGRSALMQQLTKPADEMLQMPIEKPEPNDNLIEPKSEYLEDPEESVEDLTLDDDMNDLNEMEQDNPRAGPSHDPSQHPGLASWHVTGDRSNAGGVVGAVGGTPGTTDEVFLAAQEAAQAHRDSQDEAGIIPRTPDLMLFEDLDDKRHRVSTASTSVLCPKCGAGYKSAQSMRMHVRYECGLDPRFQCPHCGLRTRDASIKLKKRSQHCHTVKSKLNQTNENIRFMCPKCKRDFSCKGNRNRHVNYDCGHPPRFQCPYCKLRSKQTSYIYWHVRNKHPGLEVYTLDLKL
- the LOC124300357 gene encoding protein tramtrack, beta isoform isoform X34, whose protein sequence is MEDDQQFCLRWNNHQSTLIQNFDTLLESGTLVDCTLAAEGKYLKAHKVVLSACSPYFEGLLSEHYDKHPVFILKDVKFKELKAMMDYMYRGEVNISQDQLAALLKAAESLQIKGLSESKGGGGGGGGGGSCNSKTEQRQQKIVSSQSTAQSLDIPHTSSGLTIEKNSKVPRQSLSQTSVDIPEDSASPQISRGLSSREGSLSPTSLRKRKKLRRRSIGDDNSVENHEASNSSDVSHSMGVPALGIAPVADEKVHADPTDSLGRSALMQQLTKPADEMLQMPIEKPEPNDNLIEPKSEYLEDPEESVEDLTLDDDMNDLNEMEQDNPRAGPSHDPSQHPGLASWHVTGDRSNAGGVVGAVGGTPGTTDEVFLAAQEAAQAHRDSQGDYCWGFPTVKVTPYQCNKCLKYYKSSKSCWNHKNVCGREKKYSCGLCIYKSHHKANVLRHIASQHPQTNILNQGQFVLL
- the LOC124300357 gene encoding protein tramtrack, beta isoform isoform X41: MEDDQQFCLRWNNHQSTLIQNFDTLLESGTLVDCTLAAEGKYLKAHKVVLSACSPYFEGLLSEHYDKHPVFILKDVKFKELKAMMDYMYRGEVNISQDQLAALLKAAESLQIKGLSESKGGGGGGGGGGSCNSKTEQRQQKIVSSQSTAQSLDIPHTSSGLTIEKNSKVPRQSLSQTSVDIPEDSASPQISRGLSSREGSLSPTSLRKRKKLRRRSIGDDNSVENHEASNSSDVSHSMGVPALGIAPVADEKVHADPTDSLGRSALMQQLTKPADEMLQMPIEKPEPNDNLIEPKSEYLEDPEESVEDLTLDDDMNDLNEMEQDNPRAGPSHDPSQHPGLASWHVTGDRSNAGGVVGAVGGTPGTTDEVFLAAQEAAQAHRDSQAYRKMYMGDQLLGYTCTKCSKFYKMWSNYLKHKCEPPQYKCSLCPFAAFKAFILHAHQAEQHQFKMPSSNS
- the LOC124300357 gene encoding protein tramtrack, beta isoform isoform X3 — translated: MEDDQQFCLRWNNHQSTLIQNFDTLLESGTLVDCTLAAEGKYLKAHKVVLSACSPYFEGLLSEHYDKHPVFILKDVKFKELKAMMDYMYRGEVNISQDQLAALLKAAESLQIKGLSESKGGGGGGGGGGSCNSKTEQRQQKIVSSQSTAQSLDIPHTSSGLTIEKNSKVPRQSLSQTSVDIPEDSASPQISRGLSSREGSLSPTSLRKRKKLRRRSIGDDNSVENHEASNSSDVSHSMGVPALGIAPVADEKVHADPTDSLGRSALMQQLTKPADEMLQMPIEKPEPNDNLIEPKSEYLEDPEESVEDLTLDDDMNDLNEMEQDNPRAGPSHDPSQHPGLASWHVTGDRSNAGGVVGAVGGTPGTTDEVFLAAQEAAQAHRDSQGQSSLIDATWWNVLQTNMELTATDVKHAGDSLNSHPYKMPYHCPRCNAGYTYERTLRSHLKHDCDVQMPNNWSNGTSVTAYICHKCDTGYRRMWDMIRHKCGQMPRYSCPYCQKKDNSSSNVYRHVRRWHPNLPVEVRKLF
- the LOC124300357 gene encoding protein tramtrack, beta isoform isoform X47 yields the protein MEDDQQFCLRWNNHQSTLIQNFDTLLESGTLVDCTLAAEGKYLKAHKVVLSACSPYFEGLLSEHYDKHPVFILKDVKFKELKAMMDYMYRGEVNISQDQLAALLKAAESLQIKGLSESKGGGGGGGGGGSCNSKTEQRQQKIVSSQSTAQSLDIPHTSSGLTIEKNSKVPRQSLSQTSVDIPEDSASPQISRGLSSREGSLSPTSLRKRKKLRRRSIGDDNSVENHEASNSSDVSHSMGVPALGIAPVADEKVHADPTDSLGRSALMQQLTKPADEMLQMPIEKPEPNDNLIEPKSEYLEDPEESVEDLTLDDDMNDLNEMEQDNPRAGPSHDPSQHPGLASWHVTGDRSNAGGVVGAVGGTPGTTDEVFLAAQEAAQAHRDSQGLPGELWDVRKYANTHQSSQVEISTSVASDKMRSKPMGFSTGV
- the LOC124300357 gene encoding longitudinals lacking protein isoform X22, yielding MEDDQQFCLRWNNHQSTLIQNFDTLLESGTLVDCTLAAEGKYLKAHKVVLSACSPYFEGLLSEHYDKHPVFILKDVKFKELKAMMDYMYRGEVNISQDQLAALLKAAESLQIKGLSESKGGGGGGGGGGSCNSKTEQRQQKIVSSQSTAQSLDIPHTSSGLTIEKNSKVPRQSLSQTSVDIPEDSASPQISRGLSSREGSLSPTSLRKRKKLRRRSIGDDNSVENHEASNSSDVSHSMGVPALGIAPVADEKVHADPTDSLGRSALMQQLTKPADEMLQMPIEKPEPNDNLIEPKSEYLEDPEESVEDLTLDDDMNDLNEMEQDNPRAGPSHDPSQHPGLASWHVTGDRSNAGGVVGAVGGTPGTTDEVFLAAQEAAQAHRDSQAFLREYNSKDGGAYLTAGTSQNFAVYSDRPAGFYGRSFTCINCGKAYAVHRSLWRHRKYECIDSQPKHACNLCTYKSPYQWCMDRHRKKHHSN
- the LOC124300357 gene encoding longitudinals lacking protein isoform X21, producing MEDDQQFCLRWNNHQSTLIQNFDTLLESGTLVDCTLAAEGKYLKAHKVVLSACSPYFEGLLSEHYDKHPVFILKDVKFKELKAMMDYMYRGEVNISQDQLAALLKAAESLQIKGLSESKGGGGGGGGGGSCNSKTEQRQQKIVSSQSTAQSLDIPHTSSGLTIEKNSKVPRQSLSQTSVDIPEDSASPQISRGLSSREGSLSPTSLRKRKKLRRRSIGDDNSVENHEASNSSDVSHSMGVPALGIAPVADEKVHADPTDSLGRSALMQQLTKPADEMLQMPIEKPEPNDNLIEPKSEYLEDPEESVEDLTLDDDMNDLNEMEQDNPRAGPSHDPSQHPGLASWHVTGDRSNAGGVVGAVGGTPGTTDEVFLAAQEAAQAHRDSQEFGYDRIFIPGSIQDSRKIHEQKEQFTCNGCGRLYLRRNSLTRHLRNECGKQPTLQCAYCPYRSFYRSYLKIHTKKHILRSYIPGMTGRKSRKNY
- the LOC124300357 gene encoding longitudinals lacking protein isoform X15, encoding MEDDQQFCLRWNNHQSTLIQNFDTLLESGTLVDCTLAAEGKYLKAHKVVLSACSPYFEGLLSEHYDKHPVFILKDVKFKELKAMMDYMYRGEVNISQDQLAALLKAAESLQIKGLSESKGGGGGGGGGGSCNSKTEQRQQKIVSSQSTAQSLDIPHTSSGLTIEKNSKVPRQSLSQTSVDIPEDSASPQISRGLSSREGSLSPTSLRKRKKLRRRSIGDDNSVENHEASNSSDVSHSMGVPALGIAPVADEKVHADPTDSLGRSALMQQLTKPADEMLQMPIEKPEPNDNLIEPKSEYLEDPEESVEDLTLDDDMNDLNEMEQDNPRAGPSHDPSQHPGLASWHVTGDRSNAGGVVGAVGGTPGTTDEVFLAAQEAAQAHRDSQETLVRSMLPKSSGSHRQRYPMVPMVKDLATMWLAKQRIDFSYRCEACGKGYQHRATLLRHTRHECGKEPRFKCPYCVHRTKQRGNLYQHIRTNHPGMNVFSSTI
- the LOC124300357 gene encoding longitudinals lacking protein, isoforms A/B/D/L isoform X17; this encodes MEDDQQFCLRWNNHQSTLIQNFDTLLESGTLVDCTLAAEGKYLKAHKVVLSACSPYFEGLLSEHYDKHPVFILKDVKFKELKAMMDYMYRGEVNISQDQLAALLKAAESLQIKGLSESKGGGGGGGGGGSCNSKTEQRQQKIVSSQSTAQSLDIPHTSSGLTIEKNSKVPRQSLSQTSVDIPEDSASPQISRGLSSREGSLSPTSLRKRKKLRRRSIGDDNSVENHEASNSSDVSHSMGVPALGIAPVADEKVHADPTDSLGRSALMQQLTKPADEMLQMPIEKPEPNDNLIEPKSEYLEDPEESVEDLTLDDDMNDLNEMEQDNPRAGPSHDPSQHPGLASWHVTGDRSNAGGVVGAVGGTPGTTDEVFLAAQEAAQAHRDSQDILGPTFPLETPCHRMRDKNVSAAVALRHNILFPCPKCTSIFNRKNNLQKHLKFECGQSPRFSCPYCNYLSKKSSNIQAHIRRSHSGCTVYVVDIYRPCV
- the LOC124300357 gene encoding protein tramtrack, beta isoform isoform X10; this translates as MEDDQQFCLRWNNHQSTLIQNFDTLLESGTLVDCTLAAEGKYLKAHKVVLSACSPYFEGLLSEHYDKHPVFILKDVKFKELKAMMDYMYRGEVNISQDQLAALLKAAESLQIKGLSESKGGGGGGGGGGSCNSKTEQRQQKIVSSQSTAQSLDIPHTSSGLTIEKNSKVPRQSLSQTSVDIPEDSASPQISRGLSSREGSLSPTSLRKRKKLRRRSIGDDNSVENHEASNSSDVSHSMGVPALGIAPVADEKVHADPTDSLGRSALMQQLTKPADEMLQMPIEKPEPNDNLIEPKSEYLEDPEESVEDLTLDDDMNDLNEMEQDNPRAGPSHDPSQHPGLASWHVTGDRSNAGGVVGAVGGTPGTTDEVFLAAQEAAQAHRDSQDYRQLVVGKIRPSLRPSRGFLKVSTSSLTKQGFPCPKCARNFRTWNGMTRHYRIECVDLPRFKCPYCDMCSKYTQAIYRHVRTKHCNMELNAVQISDMSSDRKIKEAILLPKMQQRFHIGI
- the LOC124300357 gene encoding longitudinals lacking protein, isoforms F/I/K/T isoform X8, with protein sequence MEDDQQFCLRWNNHQSTLIQNFDTLLESGTLVDCTLAAEGKYLKAHKVVLSACSPYFEGLLSEHYDKHPVFILKDVKFKELKAMMDYMYRGEVNISQDQLAALLKAAESLQIKGLSESKGGGGGGGGGGSCNSKTEQRQQKIVSSQSTAQSLDIPHTSSGLTIEKNSKVPRQSLSQTSVDIPEDSASPQISRGLSSREGSLSPTSLRKRKKLRRRSIGDDNSVENHEASNSSDVSHSMGVPALGIAPVADEKVHADPTDSLGRSALMQQLTKPADEMLQMPIEKPEPNDNLIEPKSEYLEDPEESVEDLTLDDDMNDLNEMEQDNPRAGPSHDPSQHPGLASWHVTGDRSNAGGVVGAVGGTPGTTDEVFLAAQEAAQAHRDSQDFNSGDETADLPMQSWKAWWQNCSSAGQVANTTELKIPKATFGAKKPMGQFACSKCGRCYMRKDSLQRHVQWECGKEPQFQCPFCSQRCKRKAHWLRHIRRQHMDKIGDMEEYLMAYTVPKVEID
- the LOC124300357 gene encoding protein tramtrack, beta isoform isoform X33; translated protein: MEDDQQFCLRWNNHQSTLIQNFDTLLESGTLVDCTLAAEGKYLKAHKVVLSACSPYFEGLLSEHYDKHPVFILKDVKFKELKAMMDYMYRGEVNISQDQLAALLKAAESLQIKGLSESKGGGGGGGGGGSCNSKTEQRQQKIVSSQSTAQSLDIPHTSSGLTIEKNSKVPRQSLSQTSVDIPEDSASPQISRGLSSREGSLSPTSLRKRKKLRRRSIGDDNSVENHEASNSSDVSHSMGVPALGIAPVADEKVHADPTDSLGRSALMQQLTKPADEMLQMPIEKPEPNDNLIEPKSEYLEDPEESVEDLTLDDDMNDLNEMEQDNPRAGPSHDPSQHPGLASWHVTGDRSNAGGVVGAVGGTPGTTDEVFLAAQEAAQAHRDSQVSKQLYCNTLDPELWRRCKQYLQCLKCLKHYSDWRSLRKHMNFFCQIEPLYPCPFCNHKARLSTLLKYHIQKEHSNCIGVV
- the LOC124300357 gene encoding longitudinals lacking protein, isoforms A/B/D/L isoform X23, which translates into the protein MEDDQQFCLRWNNHQSTLIQNFDTLLESGTLVDCTLAAEGKYLKAHKVVLSACSPYFEGLLSEHYDKHPVFILKDVKFKELKAMMDYMYRGEVNISQDQLAALLKAAESLQIKGLSESKGGGGGGGGGGSCNSKTEQRQQKIVSSQSTAQSLDIPHTSSGLTIEKNSKVPRQSLSQTSVDIPEDSASPQISRGLSSREGSLSPTSLRKRKKLRRRSIGDDNSVENHEASNSSDVSHSMGVPALGIAPVADEKVHADPTDSLGRSALMQQLTKPADEMLQMPIEKPEPNDNLIEPKSEYLEDPEESVEDLTLDDDMNDLNEMEQDNPRAGPSHDPSQHPGLASWHVTGDRSNAGGVVGAVGGTPGTTDEVFLAAQEAAQAHRDSQVYQKQYLTDGMALYNITKGIVIHEKRFPCERCGKVYKWKESLFKHRRIECGKPPQFACKICGNRFMHKHHLTKHLAAIHQFPPLNGGDIIIFK
- the LOC124300357 gene encoding protein tramtrack, beta isoform isoform X44, which gives rise to MEDDQQFCLRWNNHQSTLIQNFDTLLESGTLVDCTLAAEGKYLKAHKVVLSACSPYFEGLLSEHYDKHPVFILKDVKFKELKAMMDYMYRGEVNISQDQLAALLKAAESLQIKGLSESKGGGGGGGGGGSCNSKTEQRQQKIVSSQSTAQSLDIPHTSSGLTIEKNSKVPRQSLSQTSVDIPEDSASPQISRGLSSREGSLSPTSLRKRKKLRRRSIGDDNSVENHEASNSSDVSHSMGVPALGIAPVADEKVHADPTDSLGRSALMQQLTKPADEMLQMPIEKPEPNDNLIEPKSEYLEDPEESVEDLTLDDDMNDLNEMEQDNPRAGPSHDPSQHPGGGADMPVRSTGDLGGALWATHFLDYKKGSNIRRPRPDVDVGALLKSLANKQGRKYSLDSVKMSLEAILQQGVSTTQASEMYGINRSTLQFYLKKLNVVRRRWRQPETWVQNRQS
- the LOC124300357 gene encoding protein tramtrack, beta isoform isoform X25, translating into MEDDQQFCLRWNNHQSTLIQNFDTLLESGTLVDCTLAAEGKYLKAHKVVLSACSPYFEGLLSEHYDKHPVFILKDVKFKELKAMMDYMYRGEVNISQDQLAALLKAAESLQIKGLSESKGGGGGGGGGGSCNSKTEQRQQKIVSSQSTAQSLDIPHTSSGLTIEKNSKVPRQSLSQTSVDIPEDSASPQISRGLSSREGSLSPTSLRKRKKLRRRSIGDDNSVENHEASNSSDVSHSMGVPALGIAPVADEKVHADPTDSLGRSALMQQLTKPADEMLQMPIEKPEPNDNLIEPKSEYLEDPEESVEDLTLDDDMNDLNEMEQDNPRAGPSHDPSQHPGLASWHVTGDRSNAGGVVGAVGGTPGTTDEVFLAAQEAAQAHRDSQDVRAMRNKRQHVTTSQAYYCQYCNKRYMLRASRDRHRLLYCLNNPTARCYTRVLQCAKCGYNTVNEFNMHRHCLRKHCNPRGKALSWSAL
- the LOC124300357 gene encoding protein tramtrack, beta isoform isoform X42, with translation MEDDQQFCLRWNNHQSTLIQNFDTLLESGTLVDCTLAAEGKYLKAHKVVLSACSPYFEGLLSEHYDKHPVFILKDVKFKELKAMMDYMYRGEVNISQDQLAALLKAAESLQIKGLSESKGGGGGGGGGGSCNSKTEQRQQKIVSSQSTAQSLDIPHTSSGLTIEKNSKVPRQSLSQTSVDIPEDSASPQISRGLSSREGSLSPTSLRKRKKLRRRSIGDDNSVENHEASNSSDVSHSMGVPALGIAPVADEKVHADPTDSLGRSALMQQLTKPADEMLQMPIEKPEPNDNLIEPKSEYLEDPEESVEDLTLDDDMNDLNEMEQDNPRAGPSHDPSQHPGLASWHVTGDRSNAGGVVGAVGGTPGTTDEVFLAAQEAAQAHRDSQDWWPDGRRPEDSPHTCPKCSKTYVQFGALYKHFKYSCGVQRKFSCSECKARFKYEYELMHHLRRTHKLI
- the LOC124300357 gene encoding protein tramtrack, beta isoform isoform X6, which gives rise to MEDDQQFCLRWNNHQSTLIQNFDTLLESGTLVDCTLAAEGKYLKAHKVVLSACSPYFEGLLSEHYDKHPVFILKDVKFKELKAMMDYMYRGEVNISQDQLAALLKAAESLQIKGLSESKGGGGGGGGGGSCNSKTEQRQQKIVSSQSTAQSLDIPHTSSGLTIEKNSKVPRQSLSQTSVDIPEDSASPQISRGLSSREGSLSPTSLRKRKKLRRRSIGDDNSVENHEASNSSDVSHSMGVPALGIAPVADEKVHADPTDSLGRSALMQQLTKPADEMLQMPIEKPEPNDNLIEPKSEYLEDPEESVEDLTLDDDMNDLNEMEQDNPRAGPSHDPSQHPGLASWHVTGDRSNAGGVVGAVGGTPGTTDEVFLAAQEAAQAHRDSQVPWSVFLPEPEYETVRHNVAQEYVTGSSSKRQFPCSFCGKRYTEKRYLLMHQGRHCYKNPSSSRNRSVNMKPFQCETCGAAFSRQPDLGQHSKRDCGRTTECPICGRTFSQRSSYYKHKKSHCHLLRKHTQVT
- the LOC124300357 gene encoding protein tramtrack, beta isoform isoform X30, whose product is MEDDQQFCLRWNNHQSTLIQNFDTLLESGTLVDCTLAAEGKYLKAHKVVLSACSPYFEGLLSEHYDKHPVFILKDVKFKELKAMMDYMYRGEVNISQDQLAALLKAAESLQIKGLSESKGGGGGGGGGGSCNSKTEQRQQKIVSSQSTAQSLDIPHTSSGLTIEKNSKVPRQSLSQTSVDIPEDSASPQISRGLSSREGSLSPTSLRKRKKLRRRSIGDDNSVENHEASNSSDVSHSMGVPALGIAPVADEKVHADPTDSLGRSALMQQLTKPADEMLQMPIEKPEPNDNLIEPKSEYLEDPEESVEDLTLDDDMNDLNEMEQDNPRAGPSHDPSQHPGLASWHVTGDRSNAGGVVGAVGGTPGTTDEVFLAAQEAAQAHRDSQDYQHPGGHGHIYDDMRRRLQVIQRKLGGKPIQLSWFRDLESAKERCPHCDRLYTAGNLTMHCRKLRGPQRIQRYLSRYEYGSSNK
- the LOC124300357 gene encoding longitudinals lacking protein, isoforms A/B/D/L isoform X35; the encoded protein is MEDDQQFCLRWNNHQSTLIQNFDTLLESGTLVDCTLAAEGKYLKAHKVVLSACSPYFEGLLSEHYDKHPVFILKDVKFKELKAMMDYMYRGEVNISQDQLAALLKAAESLQIKGLSESKGGGGGGGGGGSCNSKTEQRQQKIVSSQSTAQSLDIPHTSSGLTIEKNSKVPRQSLSQTSVDIPEDSASPQISRGLSSREGSLSPTSLRKRKKLRRRSIGDDNSVENHEASNSSDVSHSMGVPALGIAPVADEKVHADPTDSLGRSALMQQLTKPADEMLQMPIEKPEPNDNLIEPKSEYLEDPEESVEDLTLDDDMNDLNEMEQDNPRAGPSHDPSQHPGLASWHVTGDRSNAGGVVGAVGGTPGTTDEVFLAAQEAAQAHRDSQGEVRRRRSNVLKLYQCDKCSRQYSHYSSLHRHVHKECGKAAVYFCQFCDFKTKRKENIRNHLFRLHSLPSYVTKGFADK
- the LOC124300357 gene encoding protein tramtrack, beta isoform isoform X26, with the protein product MEDDQQFCLRWNNHQSTLIQNFDTLLESGTLVDCTLAAEGKYLKAHKVVLSACSPYFEGLLSEHYDKHPVFILKDVKFKELKAMMDYMYRGEVNISQDQLAALLKAAESLQIKGLSESKGGGGGGGGGGSCNSKTEQRQQKIVSSQSTAQSLDIPHTSSGLTIEKNSKVPRQSLSQTSVDIPEDSASPQISRGLSSREGSLSPTSLRKRKKLRRRSIGDDNSVENHEASNSSDVSHSMGVPALGIAPVADEKVHADPTDSLGRSALMQQLTKPADEMLQMPIEKPEPNDNLIEPKSEYLEDPEESVEDLTLDDDMNDLNEMEQDNPRAGPSHDPSQHPGLASWHVTGDRSNAGGVVGAVGGTPGTTDEVFLAAQEAAQAHRDSQGVRSVAQQAIGSFIAPRPRRSTKRVIRCRDLTAARLSLFPVYQSTPSQPERCRDFICMQCGRSYKRYDSLKRHQRVECGNKKGQHI
- the LOC124300357 gene encoding protein tramtrack, beta isoform isoform X38 — translated: MEDDQQFCLRWNNHQSTLIQNFDTLLESGTLVDCTLAAEGKYLKAHKVVLSACSPYFEGLLSEHYDKHPVFILKDVKFKELKAMMDYMYRGEVNISQDQLAALLKAAESLQIKGLSESKGGGGGGGGGGSCNSKTEQRQQKIVSSQSTAQSLDIPHTSSGLTIEKNSKVPRQSLSQTSVDIPEDSASPQISRGLSSREGSLSPTSLRKRKKLRRRSIGDDNSVENHEASNSSDVSHSMGVPALGIAPVADEKVHADPTDSLGRSALMQQLTKPADEMLQMPIEKPEPNDNLIEPKSEYLEDPEESVEDLTLDDDMNDLNEMEQDNPRAGPSHDPSQHPGLASWHVTGDRSNAGGVVGAVGGTPGTTDEVFLAAQEAAQAHRDSQDVQMPNNWSNGTSVTAYICHKCDTGYRRMWDMIRHKCGQMPRYSCPYCQKKDNSSSNVYRHVRRWHPNLPVEVRKLF
- the LOC124300357 gene encoding protein tramtrack, beta isoform isoform X48; this translates as MEDDQQFCLRWNNHQSTLIQNFDTLLESGTLVDCTLAAEGKYLKAHKVVLSACSPYFEGLLSEHYDKHPVFILKDVKFKELKAMMDYMYRGEVNISQDQLAALLKAAESLQIKGLSESKGGGGGGGGGGSCNSKTEQRQQKIVSSQSTAQSLDIPHTSSGLTIEKNSKVPRQSLSQTSVDIPEDSASPQISRGLSSREGSLSPTSLRKRKKLRRRSIGDDNSVENHEASNSSDVSHSMGVPALGIAPVADEKVHADPTDSLGRSALMQQLTKPADEMLQMPIEKPEPNDNLIEPKSEYLEDPEESVEDLTLDDDMNDLNEMEQDNPRAGPSHDPSQHPGLASWHVTGDRSNAGGVVGAVGGTPGTTDEVFLAAQEAAQAHRDSQGLPGELWDVRKYANTHQSSQVEISTSVASDKMSFSTGV